A genomic window from Diorhabda sublineata isolate icDioSubl1.1 chromosome 8, icDioSubl1.1, whole genome shotgun sequence includes:
- the LOC130447431 gene encoding ITG-like peptide, giving the protein MKTILLFSALCLIGQKVNAWGGLFNRFSPEVLANLGYGGHGGGGFLRNEGEENILDEYINENNEEDPCYQKRCSSNEYCCPGQICVDVDGIIGTCINFFGRRVGELCRRDADCESGLVCAEAEVGVSTRVCRPPVHQDKQYSEPCNMSNECDISRGLCCQLQRRHRQAPRRVCSYFKDPLICIGPVASDQIKNTVQHTAGEKRLTGLGTFKRPLH; this is encoded by the exons ATGAAAACTATCCTGTTATTTTCGGCTTTATGCCTCATCGGTCAGAAAGTTAACGCATGGGGAGGTCTCTTTAACAGATTTTCACCAGAAGTACTTGCTAATTTGGGATACGGAGGACATGGTGGTGGAGGATTTTTG CGAAACGAAGGCGAAGAAAACATTTTAGATGAATACATCAACGAAAACAATGAAGAGGATCCCTGTTACCAGAAACGTTGTTCTTCTAACGAATATTGTTGCCCAGGACAAATATGCGTTGACGTAGACGGAA TTATCGGTACATGTATAAACTTCTTCGGTCGAAGAGTTGGGGAATTATGTAGAAGAGACGCGGATTGTGAATCGGGATTGGTTTGTGCGGAAGCGGAAGTTGGAGTATCGACGCGAGTCTGTAGGCCGCCGGTTCATCAAGACAAGCAATATTCCGAACCATGTAATATGTCCAACGAATGCGATATATCCAGGGGACTGTGCTGCCAACTACAAAGACGTCACCGACAGGCTCCAAGAAGG gTTTGTTCCTACTTCAAAGATCCTCTTATCTGCATTGGCCCAGTAGCATCAGATCagataaaaaatactgtacaacaCACGGCTGGTGAAAAGAGACTCACCGGCTTAGGTACATTCAAGAGGCCCTTGCACTAA